The Rubrobacter aplysinae DNA segment GCGCAGGTTCTCCAGCAAACTGCCGTAGAACAGGTGCGGCCGCTGACCGACGTACGCCACGCTGCGCCGCCACGTCTCGGCGGGCATTCCGGTTACCGGTACGCCGTCGGCGTGTATCGTTCCTTCTTGCGGCTCGGCGAATCGCAGCAGGAGGCTCGCCAGGGTACTCTTGCCCGCGCCGCTCGGCCCTGCGACGGCGGTGACCAGGCCCGCCGGCAGCTCCAGACTCACGCCGTCGAGCGCCGGGACCTGGCCCTCCGGGTAGGTGTAACGGAGGCCGCCGACCGAGATGGTTGGCGGGGCGGTAGTAGGGCGCTGGGCGGACTCTACGGTATCCGCGGTTTCTGAGGGCCCCGGGGTTTGCAGGATCTGCAGTATGCGGACGGCGGAGGCCTCGCCTTCCATGCTGTCGTGGCGGCGGGAGCCGAGCTCGCGCAGCGGCTTGTAGAATTCCGGGGCCAGGATGAGCACGAGCAGAGCATCCTCGAAGGCCACGGAGCCCGAGATAAGCCGCACCCCCAGCACCACGGCGACCACGCCTATGGCCACGGCGGTCATGAACTCCAGAACGAGCCCGGAGAGGAATGCGTAGCGCAGGACCCGCATCGTGCGGCTGCGGAACTCCTCGCTGACCTCGGCGACGCGACCGCGCTCGGAGTGGCTGCGGTTCAGTACCTTGAGGGTGGTGAGTCCCTGAACTACATCGAGGAAGTACGCGCCGGTTCGCGAGAGGGCGTCCCACTGCTTGTACATGTGCTCCTCTGAGTAGCTGCCGACTATCGCCATCATTACCGGGATCACCGGCGCGGTGACGAGTAGCAGCAGGGAGCTCGACCAGTCTATAGGGAAGACGTAGGCGGCGATCAGGAGCGGAGCCGCCGCGCTCAGGGGCACCTGTGGCAGGTAACGTCCGGCGTAGCCTTCAAGCCGGTCGACGCCGTCGGTGGCGGTGGTCACCAGCTCCCCGCTGCGCTCGCCGGCGGTGTACGCCGGGCCCAGGCGGGTGATCTTCGCGAACAGCCGGCCCCGGATCTCGGTCTTTACCCGCAGGGCTCCCGTCCGGGCGGCGACCTCCTCGGCCCAGGCGAGCACCGCGCGCACCGCGATGGCGCCGGCCAGCAACAAGAGCAGCGGGCCGACCTCCGAGAGGGCCTGCCCGTCGAGAAATACGCCCCCGACGATGCGGCTCAGGAAAACCATCTGGGCTATGATCGCCGCCGTTCCCAGGACGCCGAAGGCGACCGAGAGGCCGAGCAGGAGCCTCGCCCGGAGACCCGCCTGCCGGATGAGCCGCTTCGCCGCCCGCCCGCCGCTCTCTGGCTCCGCCGGAGAGCTCTTGTCCCCGGGATGTTCTTCAGGCTCGATCCCGGTTCCCCCTCTCAGCGTCGTCGGTGTGGATCCCGCTCGATTCTTGCACGGGAGCAGGGTAAATCAAGACCGGACCGCGTGCGACCGAGAGCACCCGCGCCGAGACGCTGCCGAGCCTCAGCCTGTCCACCGGTCCCAGGCCGCGGCTGCCGACCGCGATCACGGTACCCATCTGCTCTTTCTCGTCGTCGTTGCCGGCGTCCATGATGGTCTCGGCCTCCGCGGCGTCCACGACTACCTCCGCGGCGTCTCCGACGGCTATCCTTACCTGGGGCCTCTTGCCGAGCAGCCCTTCGAGGCGCCGGGCCCCATCTTCCAGGAGGTGCTGCTGGCGGCGCAGCTCGTCGTCCACCATCCGGGCGTCGAGCAGGCGCTCGGCTTCGTCGGCGTGCGGCAGCTCCGGGTAGGCTCTGACGAGGATGACTTTCGCCCCGGACAGGCCCCCGATGGCCGCCGCCAGCTCTCCGGCTCCCCGGGCGGGCTCGGAGCCATCGTCCGCCAGGACTATCCTGGACGGCGGCCACGAGGCCAGACGACCCCGCACCACGAGCACGGGCCGGCGGCACCGGTGGGCCACGCCTTCGGCTACGCTGCCGACCAGCATGCGCTTTAAGCGTCCCATCCCCCGGCTCCCGAGCACCACCAGCCCGACGTCGAGCCTCTCGGCGAGCTCCACTATGCGCTCGTCCGGGTGGCCCGTCTCCAGGTGTGTCCGGGCCACCTCGGCGCCCTCTGACCGTATCAGAGCCTCCTGCTCGGCCAGGAGATCGCGGGCGTTCTCCTCCAGGGACTTCATGGCCTCCTCGGTCAGGGCGCCGGAGTCGGCGTACAGCCTGTAGACGTGGGAGCGGACGTGTACGAGGTGGAGCTCGGACCCGGCCTCCGAGCACAGCCGCGCGGCGGTCCGGGCCGCGTGCCCCGCCTCGGGAGAGCCGTCCGTGGCGAGCAGTACCCTGGAGGGGAGCACGTCGGCGGCCCCGGTAGTCTCCGAGGCCCGGGCGTGGTCCGCGGGGTTGGTCGGGTTAGTCGCCATCTTCGGCCCCGGCGTCTCTCACCACCAGTACCGGGCAGTGGGCGTGGCGCACGACGGAGTCCGAGACGCCGCCCATCAGGGAGCGCCGGATGCCGCCGAGACCCCGGCTGCCGATCACCACCAGGTTGGCGTTCACCTCCTCGGCCAGCTCGACGATCTCCCCGGAGGGGTCTCCCCGCCGCAGATGGGAGTGTACCGGGAGGCCGGTCTTGGTCTTGATCTCTTCCACCCGGCCTTCCAGGAACTCGCGGGCTTCTTTCTCCGCCTGCTTGGCGAACGACTCGATGTTCTCCGCCATGTAGGGTTGGGTGTATGGCAGGTGGGCGGTGAAGCCGGCGTGTACGACGTGTATCTCCGAGCTCGTGCCGGCGGCCAGGGTCTGGGCGGTCTCCGTCGCCGCCCGGGCCTCTTCGGAGCCGTCTATGGCGAGCACTATCCTGGCCGGGAAGAGGGCGGCGGGCCCGTCTCCGCGTACCACGAGGACGGGGCAGTGGGCATGACGGGCAACGCCGTCGGCGACACTGCCCATTAGCGCCCGCCGGATACCGCCCTGGCCCCGGCTGCCCATGACGACCATCCCGGCGTCTATCTCCTCGGCCAAACGCACTATGCTATCCGCCCGGCCTCCCATCCTTAGATAAGACTGGGCCACGGTCCCGCCGGCCGCCTCGATCTTCCGCACCTGCTCGTCGAGCAGCCGCCGGGACTCCTCGTCCAGCTTCTTCTGCGCCTGCTCCTCGACCTGTGGGTCGAGCGCCACCGCACCCATGTCTCCGATGTGGAGCGCGCTGTCCCCGACGTAGATCACGTGCAGCTCGGAACCGAGCTTCCCGGCGAGCTCCACGGCCTTGTGCGTGGCGTAGCGCGCCTCCTCGGAGTCGTCTGTTGCCAGCAGTATCCTGGCGGCAATCTTGTCGGACGGATCTCTCATAACTGCCTCCTCATCCGGTTGCTTTGCGTGACGAGCCCGGGATCTCCCGGTGCTTTGCGGGTTCCACGAGCTTCCGCGGCTCCTTGACGGTGTCGGCCGGGATCATCTTTCCTCGCCTTCCCCGACTCCCCGGCTCACCGAGAGTACGTGCCACCGGCCGTACGCCCGACCCCACTCCAGCCATACGGGGCCTCCCGCGGCGGCCGCCGCCTCCCGGGTGAAGCGCGCGACGGCTGCCGCACTTCCGGGGTCTTCGGGAAGGTGGCCGGCCGCGCCTCCGGGCCCGTGGAAGATGACGCCGTCCAGGCGCACGCTCCTCGCGAAAGGCCCGGACACGCCGGACACGGACCGCGCATCCTCCGCATCCTCCGTGATGGACCACCCGCCATACTCGGTCGGGATCTCCCGCTGCACGAGCACCGGCCAGGTGATCCGCTCCCGGTCCGGGCGGTCCGACGCCCCCCGGGGGCACGGCTCCTCCAGTGCCCAGGCGCGGCGGATCTCGCGCAGCACCTCTGAAAGGCTGCCGAGCCCCCGGCGCCGGAAGTCCTCGGTACAGACGGAGACGGTTACCGCCTCCATATCCAGAACAGCCTCTCGTATAAGGCGGGTGAGGGTCTCTACCGTTGGTCCCGGCTCTCCGGCCGTCGGGTGTGCCGTCCGGGTGCGGGCTCCATCGTGCCTGTCGGCAACACCGAGCCCTCCGGGGGGCGTGGGCCCGTGCAGCGTATGAGCGGGGCCGCAGGCTCCCAGAAATGCCCGGTGGCCCTCGCGGGTGAGTATGAAGCCCTCCGGCACCGGCAGGCCCGCCCGAGTAAGCAGATCCATGAGACCCACCCGCCCATCTTCAATGGTGAAGCCCGCTTCGCCGAGCCACCTGAGCAGCCCGGATCTCAACACTCTCGCCCCCCTGCGTGGCCGGCCGGGGTGTGACCGCGATGACTCGTGATCCTCCAGATTCTCACGCCTGTCAGGCCGTTTCCGAGGAAGCCGTGAGCCCCGCCTTGGGCCTCTGGAGCGGGACGAGCTCCACCAGAGGCGGCCCTGCGGCGTGCGAGATTCTGGGTCCCGCCGCCCGCTCCGCCTGCGGGGACACCGGGGCCTACCATGAGCCGGGTGTAAGAGCCGCCCATCATGTCCACCAATGTACCCGCAGAGAGAGAGCCCATCCTGAGCAGGATGTTTTATTTAACTGGGTAGAATTGACCTGCTATCCGGCCCCGACCTCGGGGAATGGTGCCTAGCTCTGGAGCAGCCCCCGCTCGCGGGCCTTTGCCAGCGCCTCTAGCTGTGAGTGAGCCCCGAGGGCCTGTAGGAGAGAGTGGATGTGATTTCGGACAGTGGCCTCCGACAGGTAGAGGTTCCCGCCTATCTCCTTCGCGCTCCTGCCCCGGGCGAGTAGCCCCAGCACCTCTAGCTGACGCGCGGTCAGCGAGGGCGTCTCGGGTGTCTCATCCCCGAGGCCGTCCCCACCGCCGACGTCGTCGGCGCTATCTGCGTCATCTCCCTTGCGGGAGAGCCGTATGAGCTGCTGGGCCATCTCCAGCGTCTCGTGTTTCTCTTGCGCGTCACGTAGCAGATGGACGAGATAGGGGCCTTCCGCGGAGTCCAGGCTCAGGATGCTAACGTTCACCCAACGCTTCTCGCCCGAGAGCGCGGCCACGCGCATGTCGTAGCTCGACACGGGCCTGCCAACCCGCGCCAGACGCATCACCGGGCAGTCGTCGGTGCAGACGGGGCTGCCGCACTCTCTCTCGCCCAGCAAAGCCTCGTAGCAGCGCCGGCCCACCATATCCTCGGCCGCCAGTCCCGTGAGAAACGCGGCCTCCTCGTCCCAGTAGACGATCCGGTACTCGGGGTCCACCACGAAAACGGCGTCACCCGTGCGGGCCTCGACGAGGCCGCGTACCGCCAGAGGCAGCGGGGCGAGGCTGGAGCCTATCTCTGTCACTTCGCGCCTCCTCACGAGTCTCACGGTTACCGAGTTTCCAGGCGGAGGAGTTATCGTCTAATCGACCTCACTGGCCTCCCCTTCTGTAACAATACAGAAACCTTATCATCGAAAGCCCCTCGGGTCCGTAACCCGATATACCGGCCGACCGGCCGCCTCGCAAACACCGAGTGCCCTCCCCTGATACGGCCCTGCACGGTCGAGCAGGCATGCGGTGTGTATATGGCTACAGGGTTCTACATGGCTCGTGAGCCGCGGATCAGAATGAAATAGGCTGCCGGTGAGATTGCGGATACGCTCCACGGCCTGTACGTGACCCAGGATCATCCACTCCAGGGAGGACGGAGGCGCGCGCCGTGGTACCGGAGGTGGGACTCGAACCCACACGGTGCTCTCGCACCAACGGATTTTGAGTCCGTCGCGTCTACCATTCCGCCACTCCGGCGCGGTGGAAACCCGCGCTGGATTCTAGCATGCCTCAGGCTCTTTTCTCTGCACCATACTCCGTTATACTCAGCCGGATGCGGGTATATCTGATCGACGGCAACTCACTCCTGTACCGGGCGTTTCACGCGCTGCCGCAGAGCATCGCGACCTCTTCCGGGCTGCCGACGAATGCGCTGTACGGCTTCACGAGCATGCTCGTTAAACTACTCTCCGACGACGAGGAGGTCGGGATAGCGGTCGTGTGGGACGGCGGGGAGCCGAAGTTCCGCACCGAGGTGTACCCCGAGTACAAGGCACACCGGCCCTCGACGCCGGACGAGCTGAAGATGCAGGTCGGGCACCTGGAAGAGATCCTCTCGGCGATGAACGTCCCGACCGTGAGGGCCGAAGGCTACGAGGCCGACGACGTTATAGCCACGCTCTCTCGCAAGGTGCCCGAGAACGTGGAGCTCATGCTCGTCACCGGGGACCAGGACGCGATGCAGCTCGTGGACGGGGACGTCAAGGTCCTGCGCACGACCCGCGGCGTCACCGAGACCAAGACCTACGGGCGCGACGAAGTCGTGGAGGAGTACGGCGTTACGCCGGAGCAGATCCCGGACTACAAGGGCCTCGTCGGCGACTCCTCGGACAACATTCCTGGCGTCCGGGGCGTCGGCCCGAAGGGCGCGAAGGCCCTCCTGCAGCAACACGACACCCTGGACGAGCTGTACGAGGACCTGGACTCCGTATCGGCAAAGGGCACCCGCGCAAAGCTGGAAGAGAACCGCGAGAGCGCGTTCATGTCGCGGGATCTCGCCCGGATGCGCTTCGACGCCCCGGTCGAGTTCGACGAGGGGTACCTGCGCTTCGGAGGCGTGTCGCCCGGTCTGCGGGAGGTGCTGCGCCGGTTCGAGTTCCGCACCCTCGCACAGCGTTTCGAGAGCCTGCCGGTCGCGGACGGCGAGGATGGTGAGGAGACCGTCGAGGCCGAGCGCGTGGCGGTGCGCGTCAGTGCCGGGCCCGTCGAGGCCAGCGACGAGCCCGTGGCCGCCGTCCCGGTCGGGATGCCCGGCACGCTCGAAGGCCGCCGCTGGTGCGTCGCCGTTAGCGGGGAGGAGGCGCGGCTCGCCGACGCCCTGCCGGATCGTCCGCTGCGGCTGCACGACGCCAAGAAGGTCGGGGTGAAAGGGGCCGTCTTCGACACCTACCTCGCCGCATACCTGATACAGCCCGGCACCCGCAGCTACGACCTGGAGGCTTTGGCCTACGAGCTCGGCCTGCCCGAGCGCGAGGCCCGGTGGGAGGGCGCGGGATCTATCGAGCTGGAGTCGGAGGGCGCCGCCCGGCGGGCAGCCATCCTGTACGACCTCGCCCCCGTGCTGGAGGAGAAGCTGGACGAGCTGGGGCTGAGGGATCTGTACCACGACGTTGAGTTGCCGCTCGCGGACGTGCTGGCCCGGATGGAGGAGATCGGGATGCCCGCGGACCTCTCAACCATCGAGGAGGTCGGCGCGGAGATAGAGGGGCGCATCGCGGAGTTGGAGGAGGAGATCCACGCCGAGGCCGGTCACCCTTTCAACATCGGTTCCCCCAAGCAGCTCGGCGAGGTCCTCTTCGAGGAGATGCAGATACCGCCGGTGCGCAAGACCAAGACCGGCTACTCCACCGACGCCAACGTCTTGCAGCAGCTCGCGGTGGATTACCCGATCGCGGAGAAGATCACGGCTTACCGCGAGCTGACCAAGCTGCGGGGGACCTATATAGACGGCCTGAAGGGCCTGATAACGCCCGACGGCCGCATCCACACCACCCTGAACCAGACCACGACCTCCACCGGCCGCATCTCCAGCGACTCGCCGAACCTCCAGAACATCCCCGTGCGCACCGAGCTCGGGTCCCGTATCCGGGAGGCTTTCACCGCCTCTCCGGGCCGCAAACTCGTGGTCGCCGACTACTCGCAGATAGAGCTGCGCATCCTGGCCCACATGAGCCGGGAGCCCGCGCTGGTCGAGTCCTTCTCGGGCGGGGAGGACGTCCACACCCGGACCGCGGCCGAGGTCTTCGACGTGCGACCCGAGAGCGTGACCAGCGAGCTGCGGCGGCGGGCGAAGATGGTCAACTTCGGCATCCTGTACGGCATCTCCGGCTTCGGGCTCGCCATGCGGCTCGGGAACGTCCACCCCTCCGAGGCGGAGCGGTACATAAAGCGATACTGGGAGCGGTACCCCGAGGTGGAGAGGTTCGTCGCCCGGACCTTGGAGGAGGCCACGGAGCTAGGGTACGCCACGACGCTGTTCGGCCGGCGGCGCTACGTGCCCGAGCTCCAGAGCCCGAACAAGAACACCCGGAAGCTCGGCGAGCGGTACGCCTTCAACGCGGCCGTGCAGGGCACGGCGGCGGACATAATAAAGGTCGCGATGGTGGACCTCGCGCCACGTCTGCAACCGCTCGGCGCGGACATGTTGATGCAGGTCCACGACGAGCTCGTCTTCGACGTTGACGAAGACGCCGTGGACGAGGTGGCGGCGCTGGCCGCGGAGAGGATGGTCGCCGCCTACGACCTGGACCCGCCGCTTGAGGTGGAGATAGAGGTCGGCGAGAGGTGGGGCCGGGGCCGGGAGTGGCGTGCGGAGGTCTAACGGAGATCTAAAAGCGCGGGACGGCGCGCGACACGCGGGGCGCGTCGTGTTGTATAATCCGGCTGGTTTATTCAAGCGATTCGCCCCGGGCAGGCGTTTGAGTGTCTCTACGTGCCCGCCCGCTCCGTGAATTCTTAGTATAATCCCGCCCGCAGGCTAGTTTGAGAAGGAAAATAACCGGTACATGGTAGATACGACTGAGAACGCAACCCGCCCGATGACCATGAGGGACTTCTTCAAGGAAGAGAACGGGGAGATGGTCCCCGTGGACGACAGCGTCCTCGTGGACTTCAAGGACGGCGACATAGTCGAGGGCGAGGTCGTCCGCATAGACAAGGAAGAGGTCCTCGTCGACATCGGCTACAAGTCCGAGGGGCTCGTCCCGTCCAACGAGCTCTCCATCCGCAAGGGGGCGGACCCGCACGAGATCGTGGAGCTCGGCCAGCGGCTCGAAGCCCTCGTGATGCAGAAGGAGGACGCCGACGGACGGCTCATCCTCTCCGCCAAGCGGGCGGCGTTCGAGAAGGCCTGGAACCGGATCGAGGAGTCCCACAACGAGCAAAAGACCGTGGAAGGCCCGGTCATCGAGGTTGTAAAGGGCGGCCTCATAATAGACATCGGCTTGCGCGGCTTCCTGCCGGCGAGCCTCGTGGACATCCGCCGCGTGCGCAACCTGGAGTCCTTCATGGGCCAGCGCCTCGAGTGCAAGGTGATAGAGCTAAACCGCAGCCGCAACAACGTGGTGCTCTCCCGCCGCGCCGTGCTCGAAGAAGAGCGCAAGGAGGAGCGCGAGCGGATACTCACCTCGCTCGAAGAGGGGAACATCGTGCAGGGCACGGTCTCGAACCTCGTGGACTTCGGCGCGTTCGTTGATCTCGAAGGCATTGACGGCCTGATCCACATTAGCGAGCTCTCCTGGAACCACGTCGACCATCCCTCGGAGGTCGTCGAGGTCGGCGAGGAGGTCGAGGTCAAGGTCCTGGAGGTCGATCGGAGCCGGGAGCGCATCTCGCTCGGTCTCAAGCAGACCCGCAAGGACCCGTGGCAGGAGATCGTCGAGCAGGTCGAGATCGGCGGCAACATCAAGGGCCGCGTTACCAAGCTCGTCTCCTTCGGCGCGTTCGTCGAGGTCGCCGAGGGTGTAGAGGGCCTGATCCACATAAGCGAGCTCGCCGATCATCACGTCGAGACGCCGGATGAGATCGTGCGCAGCGGCGACGAGATAGAGGCCCGCATCATAGATGTGGACGCCAAGCGCCGTCGGCTCTCGCTCTCCCTGCGGCCCAAGAAGGAGGACCGCGAGGAGCGTTCCGAGGAGCCGAGCGGCGAGCAGCAGCGGCCCGAGAGCTCCGGCGGCGAGCGTAGTGAACGTGGTGAACGCCGTCCGCGCCGGGAGCGCGACGACCGCGGCGGCGACCGTGGAGGCCGGGATCGCGGCCGCGACGACCGTGGCGGCGACCGCGATCGCGGGAGTCGCACCAGTGAGAGCGGCGGCCTCCGCAGCGGGGCCTTCGACAAGCTCTCCGAGCTGGACCTGGGCGAGAACAGCTAGGACGGGCGGAGTTGAGCGCCTCTAACGGGGGGCCGGTGACCGTGGCGGTCACCGGCCCCCTTGCCTGTGGCAAGAGCACCTTCGTGCGTATGCTCGGAGAGCTCGGCGCGGAGACCGTCTCCGCCGACGAGCTGGTCCACGACCTGCTCTCCGGCGACAGGGAGACCGTCGAGGCCGTGGCCGCCCGGTTCGGAGACGGCGTACGTGGTGATGCTGGTGAGTCTGGCGGTGCCGGGATAGATCGTCCCGCGCTCTCTGAGAACGTATTCGGGGACCCGGCGGCGCTCGCGGACCTCGAAGGTATTCTGCATCCCAGGGTGAGAGCGGAAACCGGGCGCCGCGCCGAGCTTTCGGAGGCTCCGGTCTTCGTCTCCGAGGTGCCGCTACTGTTCGAGGGCGGTAGCACGGGGGCTTTCGATCTCACGGTCGCGGTAAAGACCCCGGAGGAGCGCCGCAGAGCCTGGGCGCTGGAGCGGGGCATGGACGAGAGCCGTCGGGAGGCCATAGAGCGGCGGCAGCTAACCTCGGAGGAAAAGGCTGCCCGCGCGGATCTCACGGTAGAGAATGACGGGGATCTCGATACACTCTGGGACGAGGCCCGGAGGGTGATGGGCCGACTGGCTCCGGAGGGGAGGGGAGACGGGCCGCAGAGCGGCGAAGGTGAGGGGTACGAAGAATAGTCTCAGACCGTACCGTAGCTGGCTGGTCGTGGCCGCCGCTTCGGTGCTCGTGGTGGCGCTCCTGCTCGCCCTGGCGCTTACCTCCAGCGTACAGGATGGGCTCCGGCGCAGCCTGTATCCGCTCAACCACGAGCAGACCATCCGCTCCGCCAGTGATGAGTACGGCATAGAGTCCGCCCTGGTGGCGGCGGTAATACACACCGAGAGCGAGTTCGACCCGGACGCCCGGTCCGACCAGAACGCCTACGGCCTGATGCAGATCGTGCCCGATACCGCCCGGAACATAAGCCGGCAGAGCGGCATCGAGGGGGACTACCGCGAGCCGCGGGTAAACATCCAGATGGGTGTGTGGTACCTGGACCATCTGGAGGACCGCTACGCCGGGAGCGAGCGGCTGATGCTCGCCGCCTACAACTCGGGTGAGGGGACCGTGGACGGCTGGCTACAGGACGAGAGCTTCAACGTCCGCCAGGACATACCGTATCCCGAGACCGCGAGCTACGTAGTGGACGTACGGGAGACGCGTGACGCCTACGCGGAGCTGTACGGGAGCGATCTGGGCCGCACGGACTGAGCGCAGACCCGGACACCTTATTCATCCGTCTCGCCTTCGAAGATGGCGAAAGCCGCGCCCTGCGGGTCGCTTAAAACCGAGATTCTACCCTCGCCGGGCTCGAAGGGCTCCACCAGCACCTCGCCGTCCAGTCTCCGGGCGTCGGTGACCGCCGCGTCACAGGAGGCGACGGTGAAGTAGGGCAGCCAGCTGGCCGCCATATCCCACCCCGCCGGAACGGGCATGATGCCGCCGTTCATCCGGCCATTGTTCTTGATCAGGACGTAAGCCAGCTCGCTATTTTCTTCCATCCGTTCCATCTCCCAGCCGAAGAGGGCCGAGTAGAACCTGGAAGCCTCCTCGGGCTCTCGGGTTTGGAGCTCGTTCCAGGCCATGCAACCCGCGTCGTTGACCCGACCGGCCCCGAGGTGCTCGTGCGACTGCCAGGCGGCGAGCACCGCCCCGGCGGAGTCCCGGATGATCGTCATCCGCCCCGCGTCCAGGATGTCGAAGGGGTCTTCTGCCGTCGCCCCCAGGCCGCGCGCCCGCTCTGCGACTCTGTCCGCGCTGTCGACGCTCACGTGAGAGAGCCAGCTCGGCGTCACGCCATGCTCGCGCATGTAAGAGTCCAGCTCGTACAGGGCGCACACCTGGTCTCCACCGAGACTCAGCATCGTGTAGACGCCGGCGTCGCCGACGGGCCTGTCCTCAGCCTCCCAGCCGAAAAGCCCGCCGTAGAAAGCCTTAGCGCCCTCCGCGTCCGTGGTGGCGAGGTCCGTCCAGCAGAAAACGCCCGGCTCGTAGTGCTGCCTCTTACCCATGCCCTCTCCTTTAGTTACTGGAGTTACAGGTTCGTCACGTAAGTGTACGGCGGGTTCCCCGGCCGCCAAGGGGCAGGTTCTGCCGGTGGCTGTCCGGGTGAGATGCGGGCTGGAAAACCAGCTTCATCGGATAGAATTAGCGGGTGACACCTCAGTGCAGGCGAGGCGACGGGCGAGGGCGCGTGGATAGTACCAAGAGCGAGTTCAAGGTAAACAGCGAGTATGAGGCCGCGGGGGATCAGCCAAAGGCAATCCGGGAGCTCACGGAGAGCCTAGAAGCCGGCAACCGGGCGCAGACCCTGCTCGGCGTCACCGGCTCCGGCAAGACGCACACGATGGCCCGTACCATCGAGGCGGTCGGCAGGCCGTCGCTCGTGATCGCGCACAACAAGACCCTCGCCGCACAGCTCGCCAGCGAGTTCTCGGAGTTCTTCCCGAACAACGCCGTCGAGTACTTCGTGAGCTACTACGATTACTACCAGCCGGAGGCGTACGTCCCGTCGAGCGACACGTTCATCGAGAAGGACGCCCAGATCAACGAGGATATAGACCGTCTCCGCCACTCGGCAACGAGCGCGCTCTTCACCCGCCGCGATGTGGTCGTGGTCGCGAGCGTGTCCGCGATCTACGGCCTCGGGAGCCCGGAAGAGTACCGGGCCAAGATGGTGCTGCTGGAAAAGGGCGGCTTCCACGACCTGGACGACGTGCTGCGCGACCTGGTACGCATCCAGTACGCCCGCAACGACTACCAGCTGGCGCGCGGCACCTTCCGGGTGCGGGGCGACGTGCTGGAGGTCCATCCCGCCTACCAGGACACGGTGTATCGTTTCTCGTTCTTCGGCGACGAGGTAGAGGGCATTACTGAGGTGGATCCGCTGACCGGCGAGGTCCTGCGCGAGCATCCCTATATAGCCATCTACCCGGCTACCCACTTCGTCACCGACGAGGACCGTATCGCCGTCGCCACGCAGAACATCGAAGCCGAGCTAGAGGAACGTTACGCTGAACTTGAGCGTGAAGGTAAGGTGCTCGAAGCCTACCGTCTAAGGCAACGGACACAGTACGATCTGGAGATGATGCGCGAGCTGGGGTACTGCTCCGGCATCGAGAACTACTCGCGGCACCTGGACGGGCGGGCGCCGGGCTCGACGCCGTATACGCTGCTCGACTACTTCCCCGAAGATTACGTGACCTTCGTGGACGAGTCGCACATCACGCTGCCCCAGATCCGGGGCATGTACAAGGGCGACCAGTCGCGCAAGGGGACGCTGGTGAGTTACGGGTTCCGGCTGCCTTCAGCCATGGACAACCGGCCTCTAGGGTGGGAGGAGTTCGAGCTGAAGACAAACCAGATGGTGCTCGTCTCGGCCACGCCGGGACCGTACGAGCTCGAGAACTCCGACAGGATAGTGGAGCAGATCATCCGCCCGACCGGCCTCGTAGACCCGGAGATAGAGGTCCGGCCCACCAAGAACCAGATAGACGACCTCATGGGAGAAGTCAAGAACCGCACCGACAGGGGAGAGCGGACCCTGATCACGACGCTCACCATCAGAATGGCCGAGGACCTCACGGACTACCTGCTCGAAGCCGGGGTGAAGGCCCGCTACATGCACTCGAATATAGAGACGCTGGAGCGTATACAGATCATTCGCTCCTTGCGTACCGGCGAGTTCGACGTACTCGTGGGCATCAACCTGTTGCGCGAGGGCCT contains these protein-coding regions:
- a CDS encoding universal stress protein; this translates as MRDPSDKIAARILLATDDSEEARYATHKAVELAGKLGSELHVIYVGDSALHIGDMGAVALDPQVEEQAQKKLDEESRRLLDEQVRKIEAAGGTVAQSYLRMGGRADSIVRLAEEIDAGMVVMGSRGQGGIRRALMGSVADGVARHAHCPVLVVRGDGPAALFPARIVLAIDGSEEARAATETAQTLAAGTSSEIHVVHAGFTAHLPYTQPYMAENIESFAKQAEKEAREFLEGRVEEIKTKTGLPVHSHLRRGDPSGEIVELAEEVNANLVVIGSRGLGGIRRSLMGGVSDSVVRHAHCPVLVVRDAGAEDGD
- a CDS encoding universal stress protein is translated as MATNPTNPADHARASETTGAADVLPSRVLLATDGSPEAGHAARTAARLCSEAGSELHLVHVRSHVYRLYADSGALTEEAMKSLEENARDLLAEQEALIRSEGAEVARTHLETGHPDERIVELAERLDVGLVVLGSRGMGRLKRMLVGSVAEGVAHRCRRPVLVVRGRLASWPPSRIVLADDGSEPARGAGELAAAIGGLSGAKVILVRAYPELPHADEAERLLDARMVDDELRRQQHLLEDGARRLEGLLGKRPQVRIAVGDAAEVVVDAAEAETIMDAGNDDEKEQMGTVIAVGSRGLGPVDRLRLGSVSARVLSVARGPVLIYPAPVQESSGIHTDDAERGNRDRA
- the cydD gene encoding thiol reductant ABC exporter subunit CydD, which encodes MRQAGLRARLLLGLSVAFGVLGTAAIIAQMVFLSRIVGGVFLDGQALSEVGPLLLLLAGAIAVRAVLAWAEEVAARTGALRVKTEIRGRLFAKITRLGPAYTAGERSGELVTTATDGVDRLEGYAGRYLPQVPLSAAAPLLIAAYVFPIDWSSSLLLLVTAPVIPVMMAIVGSYSEEHMYKQWDALSRTGAYFLDVVQGLTTLKVLNRSHSERGRVAEVSEEFRSRTMRVLRYAFLSGLVLEFMTAVAIGVVAVVLGVRLISGSVAFEDALLVLILAPEFYKPLRELGSRRHDSMEGEASAVRILQILQTPGPSETADTVESAQRPTTAPPTISVGGLRYTYPEGQVPALDGVSLELPAGLVTAVAGPSGAGKSTLASLLLRFAEPQEGTIHADGVPVTGMPAETWRRSVAYVGQRPHLFYGSLLENLRLARPDAAMEDVEEAVRMSGLTELVERLPHGYETQLGERAARLSGGEAQRVAVARAFLKDAPVLVLDEPTSELDPEAERLIRDSLFRLMRGRTVLLIAHRLSTIRHADRVYVLDEGRVVESGDHDSLLREGGLYARLVDSYGGVAV
- a CDS encoding helix-turn-helix transcriptional regulator, which encodes MTEIGSSLAPLPLAVRGLVEARTGDAVFVVDPEYRIVYWDEEAAFLTGLAAEDMVGRRCYEALLGERECGSPVCTDDCPVMRLARVGRPVSSYDMRVAALSGEKRWVNVSILSLDSAEGPYLVHLLRDAQEKHETLEMAQQLIRLSRKGDDADSADDVGGGDGLGDETPETPSLTARQLEVLGLLARGRSAKEIGGNLYLSEATVRNHIHSLLQALGAHSQLEALAKARERGLLQS